The Leptospira sp. WS39.C2 genome contains a region encoding:
- a CDS encoding SH3 domain-containing protein — translation MNLKLQVSFVESNHIFFKRNLVFNDCFQHHLLSFRFLLVFTLFVSPLLSEPKFQTKTKQTKPSELFKRDSNSEIVIPVIGLNLHLFADQKSDVLRKLKFGEPVQFDRDSLESPKEDWIPVKLEDGLSGFIKRSVVRSVPPKQYLSTLLFEAEKLILSKHADFLAKQEITDTIFSISSTGKFTGDEFIFIRAKAGFFLKKTVDQMNEKGIKPDNDSNTLEFLKRHQTKLLYDYSSGKYYVDSNYFWKLLESYPKTKHSDYAGYLATESIPVLDCGVDLRCRLEELRKGKLRYIYLFPTGNYVSLYTKEIVKSLSSMTKDPDSIPCFQPVSDGIKSEINQMIRYASEIGPREKKQILPHLQILKKECFH, via the coding sequence ATGAATCTCAAACTTCAGGTATCGTTTGTTGAATCTAATCATATTTTTTTCAAAAGAAATTTGGTTTTCAATGATTGTTTTCAGCATCATTTGTTATCATTTCGATTCCTTTTAGTTTTCACTTTATTTGTTTCCCCTCTACTTTCAGAACCAAAGTTCCAAACAAAAACAAAACAGACTAAACCATCGGAGTTATTCAAACGGGACTCAAACTCAGAGATTGTGATCCCTGTGATTGGGCTCAACTTACATCTCTTTGCAGACCAAAAAAGTGATGTATTACGAAAGCTGAAATTTGGTGAACCAGTTCAATTTGATCGTGATTCACTAGAAAGTCCAAAAGAAGATTGGATTCCCGTAAAACTTGAAGATGGACTCTCTGGATTTATCAAAAGGTCTGTGGTGCGTTCCGTCCCTCCAAAACAATACCTATCTACTTTGTTATTTGAAGCAGAAAAACTGATCCTTTCCAAACATGCTGATTTTCTTGCTAAACAAGAGATTACAGATACAATTTTTTCAATTTCCTCCACTGGAAAATTTACTGGGGATGAGTTTATTTTCATTAGGGCCAAAGCAGGTTTTTTCTTAAAAAAAACAGTGGATCAAATGAATGAAAAGGGAATTAAACCTGACAATGATTCTAACACTTTAGAATTTTTAAAGCGCCACCAAACGAAATTATTATATGATTATTCCTCTGGGAAATACTATGTAGATTCCAATTATTTTTGGAAATTACTCGAATCGTACCCAAAAACAAAACATTCGGATTATGCAGGTTACTTGGCGACAGAGAGTATTCCAGTTTTAGATTGTGGAGTGGACCTTCGCTGTCGATTGGAAGAATTACGAAAAGGCAAATTGCGTTATATATATCTTTTCCCTACGGGAAACTATGTGTCTTTATATACAAAAGAGATCGTAAAATCTTTAAGTTCCATGACAAAAGACCCAGATTCCATACCTTGTTTCCAACCTGTGAGTGATGGTATCAAATCTGAAATCAACCAAATGATTCGTTATGCATCTGAAATTGGTCCGCGCGAAAAAAAACAAATCTTACCGCATTTACAAATTCTTAAAAAAGAATGTTTTCATTAG
- a CDS encoding Dps family protein, with amino-acid sequence MMKINIGIPEEERSAISESLKKLLADTYTLYQKTHSYHWNVTGPMFQTLHLLFMTQYTELWNAIDPIAERIRSLGYYAPMGGWEFAKYSSISEDKEVPKAKDMIKNLVEGNEAVIRTARAAYAPAEKGNDQATLDLLTQRLDIHEKTAWMLRSLLEE; translated from the coding sequence ATCATGAAAATCAATATTGGAATTCCAGAAGAAGAACGAAGTGCCATTTCCGAATCATTAAAAAAACTTTTAGCAGATACATACACTTTGTACCAAAAAACACATAGTTACCATTGGAATGTAACTGGGCCTATGTTCCAAACATTACATTTACTTTTTATGACGCAATACACTGAACTTTGGAATGCTATTGACCCAATTGCGGAGAGGATTCGTTCGCTTGGATACTATGCACCTATGGGTGGGTGGGAATTTGCGAAATATTCCAGTATCTCTGAAGATAAAGAAGTTCCGAAAGCCAAGGACATGATAAAAAACTTAGTGGAAGGAAACGAAGCTGTGATTCGCACTGCACGTGCAGCTTATGCACCTGCGGAAAAAGGAAACGACCAAGCAACTCTTGATTTATTAACACAAAGACTCGATATCCATGAAAAAACTGCTTGGATGTTACGCTCGTTACTCGAAGAGTAA
- a CDS encoding DNA repair helicase XPB, translating to MTKPLTVQSDKTMLLEVDNPEFEACRDLIAKFAELEKSPEYMHTYRISPLSLWNAASIKMTAEEIIEGLTKFARYSVPKNVMNEVREQISRYGKVKLVKEESGELYIISNEKGFITEIANNRAVQPFVDGMEGDKIRIKKEYRGHIKQALIKIGFPVEDLAGYDEGNKYPFNLRPVTISGIKFGMRDYQRASVEAFHAGGRNEGGSGVVVLPCGAGKTIVGMGVMQIVGAETLILVTNTLSIRQWRNEILDKTDIPESDIGEYSGEMKEIKPITIATYNILTHRKKKGGDFTHFHIFSANNWGLIVYDEVHLLPAPVFRMTSELQAKRRLGLTATLVREDGLEEDVFSLIGPKKYDVPWKELEAKSWIAEANCVEIRVPMEDDLRMKYSVADDREKFRLASENPEKLRAISYILKKHSTNNILVIGQYINQLEEISNTFKIPLITGKTPLPERQELYQAFRTGQIKQLVVSKVANFSIDLPDANIAIQVSGTFGSRQEEAQRLGRILRPKSQDNTAIFYSLISRDTNEERFGQNRQLFLTEQGYEYEIYTLDQFKETVPEESLTK from the coding sequence ATGACCAAGCCACTCACCGTACAAAGTGACAAAACAATGCTTCTAGAGGTGGATAACCCAGAATTTGAAGCCTGTCGGGACCTCATTGCTAAATTTGCAGAGCTCGAAAAAAGCCCTGAATATATGCATACCTACCGTATCTCTCCACTTTCTTTGTGGAATGCTGCTTCCATCAAAATGACGGCCGAAGAAATCATAGAAGGCCTTACTAAATTTGCTCGTTACTCCGTTCCCAAAAACGTAATGAACGAAGTGAGAGAACAAATCTCTCGTTATGGAAAAGTAAAACTTGTTAAAGAAGAATCGGGAGAGTTGTACATCATCTCTAACGAAAAAGGATTTATCACAGAGATCGCAAATAACCGTGCCGTCCAACCTTTTGTGGATGGAATGGAAGGTGATAAAATTCGAATCAAAAAAGAATACCGTGGTCACATCAAACAAGCGTTAATCAAAATTGGTTTTCCTGTGGAAGACCTTGCGGGTTACGATGAAGGAAATAAATACCCATTTAATTTACGTCCCGTTACCATCAGTGGTATTAAATTTGGAATGCGCGATTACCAAAGAGCTTCTGTAGAAGCTTTCCATGCTGGTGGACGGAATGAAGGTGGATCGGGTGTGGTTGTATTACCTTGCGGTGCGGGTAAAACCATCGTGGGTATGGGTGTGATGCAAATTGTTGGTGCGGAAACTCTCATTCTTGTAACGAACACTTTGTCCATTCGCCAATGGCGAAATGAAATTTTAGACAAAACCGATATCCCTGAGTCAGACATCGGTGAGTATTCGGGTGAGATGAAAGAAATCAAACCGATTACCATTGCAACGTATAATATCTTAACTCATAGAAAGAAAAAAGGTGGGGACTTTACTCACTTTCACATCTTTAGTGCAAACAACTGGGGACTCATTGTTTATGATGAGGTGCATTTATTACCAGCTCCTGTTTTCCGTATGACATCAGAACTCCAAGCGAAACGTAGGTTAGGTTTGACTGCGACTCTGGTTCGAGAAGATGGTTTGGAAGAAGACGTGTTCTCTCTCATTGGACCGAAAAAATACGATGTACCTTGGAAAGAACTCGAAGCGAAGTCTTGGATTGCCGAAGCCAATTGTGTGGAAATCCGTGTTCCAATGGAAGATGACCTTCGTATGAAATATTCTGTTGCGGATGACCGTGAAAAGTTCCGATTGGCATCAGAAAACCCAGAGAAACTCCGTGCGATTAGTTATATTCTAAAAAAACATTCCACTAACAACATTTTGGTGATTGGACAATACATCAATCAGTTAGAAGAGATTTCCAATACCTTCAAAATCCCTTTGATTACTGGAAAAACTCCTCTTCCTGAAAGACAAGAACTCTACCAGGCGTTCCGTACGGGTCAAATCAAACAACTTGTCGTATCAAAGGTAGCAAACTTTTCCATCGACTTACCAGATGCGAACATTGCCATCCAGGTTTCGGGAACGTTTGGTTCGAGACAAGAAGAGGCGCAGCGACTCGGGCGTATCCTTCGTCCAAAATCCCAAGACAATACAGCGATTTTTTACTCGCTCATTTCGCGTGATACCAACGAAGAAAGGTTTGGTCAAAACAGACAACTCTTCCTCACCGAACAAGGGTATGAATACGAAATTTATACTTTGGACCAGTTTAAAGAAACAGTTCCAGAAGAATCACTCACGAAATAG
- a CDS encoding pyridoxal phosphate-dependent aminotransferase, whose protein sequence is MKLVAKRLDVVEPSPTLAITAKANQLKASGLDVVGFGAGEPDFDTPTHIKEAAKKAMDQGKTKYTPVSGTVSLKDAIIKKFETENGLKYEKNQIIVGTGGKQVLYNFFMATLNPGDEVIIPAPYWVSYADIVRLAEGTPVIVSTDISSGFKITAEQLEKAITPKTKVFIFNSPSNPTGAAYTRSDVEALVKVLEPKDIITVSDDIYEKIIYDGLEFVNPAMISPKMKEKTFVINGVSKAYSMTGWRIGYGAGNAEIVKNMDTMQGQSTSNASSISQAAAEAALTGDQAPVAEMLKAFDKRRKLIVGLLREIPGVECRMPEGAFYAFPYITGVYEMPGFKRLLAEKKESSYSKLFCDVLLDKYNVAAVPGIAFGDDKAIRLSYALGDKDIEKGVARIKQMVLDLQK, encoded by the coding sequence ATGAAACTAGTAGCGAAACGACTCGATGTCGTAGAACCTTCTCCCACTCTCGCGATCACGGCAAAAGCCAATCAATTGAAAGCGAGTGGACTTGATGTGGTTGGTTTTGGAGCAGGGGAACCTGACTTTGATACACCAACTCACATCAAAGAAGCTGCTAAAAAAGCAATGGACCAAGGGAAAACGAAGTACACTCCCGTGAGTGGAACCGTTTCTTTGAAAGACGCGATTATCAAGAAGTTTGAAACTGAAAACGGTTTAAAGTACGAAAAAAATCAAATCATTGTAGGAACGGGAGGAAAACAAGTTCTCTATAATTTTTTTATGGCAACACTCAATCCTGGCGATGAAGTGATCATTCCTGCACCGTATTGGGTGAGTTATGCGGACATCGTTCGTTTGGCAGAAGGAACTCCTGTGATTGTTTCCACTGATATTTCCAGTGGATTTAAAATCACGGCAGAACAATTAGAAAAAGCCATCACTCCAAAAACAAAAGTCTTTATCTTTAATTCTCCATCCAATCCAACGGGAGCAGCTTACACTCGTTCGGATGTTGAAGCACTTGTGAAGGTTTTGGAACCAAAAGACATCATTACTGTTTCCGATGATATCTATGAAAAAATTATCTATGATGGATTGGAATTTGTGAACCCTGCGATGATTTCTCCTAAGATGAAAGAGAAAACCTTTGTCATCAATGGTGTGTCCAAAGCGTATTCGATGACGGGTTGGAGGATTGGTTACGGGGCAGGGAATGCCGAGATTGTGAAAAACATGGATACCATGCAAGGCCAATCCACAAGCAATGCTTCTTCTATTTCCCAAGCAGCAGCGGAAGCAGCGTTAACGGGTGACCAAGCTCCTGTAGCAGAAATGTTAAAGGCCTTTGACAAACGTCGGAAACTCATCGTGGGACTTTTACGCGAGATCCCAGGTGTAGAATGCCGTATGCCAGAAGGTGCTTTTTATGCGTTCCCTTACATTACAGGTGTGTATGAAATGCCTGGATTCAAACGACTCCTTGCTGAAAAAAAAGAATCTTCGTATTCAAAACTTTTTTGTGATGTGCTTCTCGATAAATACAATGTGGCAGCAGTGCCAGGGATTGCCTTTGGAGATGACAAAGCCATCCGTTTGTCGTATGCGTTAGGTGATAAAGACATCGAAAAAGGTGTGGCTCGCATCAAACAAATGGTTTTGGATTTACAAAAATAA
- a CDS encoding alpha/beta fold hydrolase — MKLSYKLYPFQNSDQNQKPIGDFIILHGLFGSSKNWATVAKYLSDFGPVYAVDQRNHGDSPHNEEHSIQVMASDLETFLKDLNIQNPILLGHSMGGLVAMYFDLTHPGVLQKLIIQDIAPRTYPFAYEKEIQSMSFPLHGFTSRTEIDSEMAKYVHDTFIRQFLQMSLERKEDGSYHWKLNVFGLDHARRVFEDVFNFENHSVTKTLFLLGGNSEYIRQSDYAEMDRLFQNNQKVTIPGGGHYIHFTHQKVYLEQLGNWLKNEFV, encoded by the coding sequence GTGAAATTAAGTTACAAACTCTATCCATTCCAAAATTCCGACCAAAACCAAAAACCCATCGGAGACTTTATCATCTTACATGGATTATTTGGATCCTCGAAAAATTGGGCGACTGTTGCCAAATATTTATCAGATTTTGGACCGGTTTATGCCGTTGACCAAAGAAATCATGGTGATTCACCACATAACGAAGAACATTCCATCCAAGTCATGGCGAGTGATTTGGAAACCTTTCTAAAAGATTTAAATATTCAAAATCCAATTCTTTTGGGCCATTCGATGGGTGGACTTGTTGCAATGTATTTTGATTTAACCCATCCAGGAGTTCTTCAAAAATTAATCATACAAGATATTGCCCCAAGAACCTATCCTTTCGCCTATGAAAAAGAAATTCAATCAATGTCGTTTCCCTTACATGGATTTACTTCCAGAACGGAAATTGATTCTGAGATGGCAAAGTATGTGCATGATACCTTTATCCGCCAGTTTTTACAAATGAGTTTGGAACGAAAAGAAGACGGTTCTTATCATTGGAAATTGAATGTGTTTGGACTGGACCATGCACGGAGAGTTTTTGAAGATGTGTTTAACTTTGAGAATCACTCAGTTACAAAAACTCTTTTTCTGTTAGGTGGAAATTCAGAATATATAAGGCAGTCTGATTATGCTGAAATGGATCGACTTTTCCAAAACAACCAAAAGGTAACAATTCCTGGTGGTGGACATTATATCCATTTTACCCACCAAAAAGTCTATTTGGAACAACTTGGGAATTGGTTAAAAAACGAGTTTGTTTGA
- a CDS encoding alpha/beta hydrolase: protein MKKTLSFIIVIIALFLLVASYYLSIEILTPEKPSLVDEVDTKNQISFANFGLPEPETIRFQNGTLRLRGWYFKHSKKQNCGMILLHEFSDSKTQMLPYASSFWKRGCSLFVFDARAHGESDGNYSTYGYHEKMDLERAVEYFSEIDNIPEDRIGIFGVGLGGATALQFADGQFEYGFVIADTPFRDMRSYVERTFSSLYSPAILLVTPLSLSMAELRGDLLVNDVSPQNTAKLIEKPVLILVPNISEGQIKYDDAYMIFGNLKTKSKQLVQYTNSIGKLSSDQNSNSEYDTVIQDFLKEIQFGK, encoded by the coding sequence ATGAAAAAAACACTCAGTTTTATTATAGTTATCATCGCCTTGTTTCTGCTAGTCGCTTCTTATTATCTTTCGATTGAAATTTTGACTCCAGAAAAACCCTCTTTAGTAGACGAAGTAGATACTAAAAATCAAATCTCATTTGCCAATTTTGGATTGCCTGAGCCAGAAACTATCCGCTTCCAAAATGGGACGTTAAGATTGAGGGGTTGGTATTTTAAACATTCTAAAAAACAAAATTGTGGAATGATCTTATTGCACGAGTTTTCCGATTCCAAAACTCAGATGTTGCCTTATGCTTCTTCATTTTGGAAACGAGGTTGTAGTTTGTTTGTCTTTGATGCCAGGGCACATGGCGAGAGTGATGGAAACTATTCTACTTATGGTTATCATGAAAAAATGGATTTGGAGAGGGCGGTCGAATATTTTTCCGAAATTGACAACATACCTGAAGATCGGATTGGTATTTTTGGAGTTGGGCTCGGTGGTGCGACGGCACTTCAATTCGCAGATGGACAATTTGAATATGGTTTTGTGATTGCAGACACACCATTTAGAGACATGCGTTCCTACGTCGAGAGGACTTTCTCTTCTTTGTATTCACCTGCGATTTTATTAGTAACACCACTTAGTTTATCAATGGCTGAATTACGAGGAGATTTGTTAGTGAATGATGTATCACCTCAAAATACAGCAAAACTCATCGAAAAACCTGTTTTAATTTTGGTTCCGAATATCAGTGAAGGACAAATCAAATATGATGATGCCTATATGATTTTTGGAAATCTGAAAACAAAATCCAAACAATTGGTTCAGTATACAAATTCCATTGGGAAATTATCTTCGGACCAAAATTCTAATTCAGAATACGATACAGTCATCCAAGATTTTTTGAAAGAAATTCAATTTGGGAAGTGA
- a CDS encoding cell envelope integrity protein TolA gives MKMFLFYAFILIFVFPIFAINTVILKNGKTIKGKVTDQNEKGLSVQTNEGSQTIPKSQILKVIYKDVSEQEAEKIRIAEEKKIKDKEEKEKAKLEKERLIAEAKEQKRLEEENKLAEKQRLEEEKNKESQADKEAKAEAEWLATRQLGPSPAATQCGGRLAIIWRSAVLPGWGQYCGGQTTSAGTFSILFFGTLLYSLGPLRTEDKNAKSHYDTMVLLNQVGGPGTRFNAQNISLPSEFIAGFVETSITEDFIVKSKNEAKEANIKYLAGLGTASIIYFSNLFHAYMIGKDRYPDRPIVQMGGKQIKEGWDFESGWDKPQTTTAYRPQMNSYYAEVRYSILF, from the coding sequence ATGAAAATGTTTCTTTTTTACGCTTTTATTCTTATATTTGTTTTTCCCATTTTTGCTATCAACACAGTCATTTTAAAAAATGGAAAAACAATCAAAGGGAAAGTAACAGACCAAAACGAAAAAGGTCTTTCTGTCCAAACAAACGAAGGGAGCCAAACCATTCCGAAGTCGCAAATTTTAAAGGTAATTTATAAAGATGTCAGTGAACAAGAAGCTGAGAAAATTCGCATCGCAGAAGAAAAAAAAATAAAAGACAAAGAAGAGAAAGAAAAAGCAAAACTTGAAAAAGAAAGACTCATTGCGGAAGCAAAAGAACAAAAACGTTTGGAAGAAGAAAACAAACTCGCAGAAAAACAAAGATTAGAGGAAGAAAAAAACAAAGAATCCCAAGCAGATAAAGAAGCAAAAGCGGAAGCAGAATGGTTAGCGACGAGACAACTTGGTCCATCCCCTGCAGCCACCCAATGCGGCGGCCGACTTGCTATCATTTGGCGATCAGCAGTTTTACCTGGATGGGGGCAATACTGTGGAGGGCAAACAACATCGGCTGGGACTTTCAGTATTTTATTTTTTGGTACTCTTTTGTATAGTTTAGGTCCACTTCGAACTGAAGACAAAAATGCAAAATCCCATTATGATACAATGGTTTTATTGAATCAAGTTGGCGGACCAGGCACGAGATTCAATGCTCAAAACATCAGTTTACCAAGCGAATTTATTGCAGGGTTTGTAGAAACATCAATAACAGAAGACTTCATTGTAAAAAGCAAAAATGAAGCGAAAGAAGCGAACATCAAATACTTAGCCGGACTTGGAACTGCATCCATCATATATTTTTCTAATCTCTTCCATGCTTATATGATTGGGAAAGATCGATACCCCGATAGACCGATAGTGCAAATGGGTGGAAAACAAATCAAAGAAGGTTGGGACTTTGAATCAGGTTGGGATAAACCTCAAACAACAACTGCTTACCGTCCACAAATGAATTCTTATTACGCAGAAGTTCGATACTCAATTTTATTCTAA
- the dusA gene encoding tRNA dihydrouridine(20/20a) synthase DusA: protein MPSPVPSYRISVAPMMDWTDRHFRFFIRLISKHALLYTEMVTTGAILRGKDNHRHLDFSKEEHPISLQLGGDSPVALAECAKIGEDYGYDEINLNVGCPSDRVQSGSFGACLMKEPDLVAEMVSACKTKVKIPVTVKHRIGVNGRESYEDLHNFVSKIKDAGVDHCIVHARIAILEGLSPKENRTVPPLRYEDVYQLKKDFLDLPITINGGIKSHEEMSDHLTKVDGVMIGRAAYDNPFLFSNVDSFYFGSKENSKTRESVLEGMIPYVESVRKSGGKVHHILRHILGLYHGEKGAREFRKYLTDRMHLDTATESILESYLLR from the coding sequence TTGCCAAGTCCAGTCCCATCGTACCGCATTTCAGTTGCCCCGATGATGGATTGGACGGACAGACATTTTCGCTTTTTTATACGGCTTATCTCCAAACACGCATTACTGTATACGGAGATGGTGACAACAGGTGCTATCCTTCGTGGGAAAGACAACCATCGACATTTAGATTTTTCTAAAGAAGAACATCCCATCTCTCTCCAGTTAGGTGGAGATTCACCCGTGGCACTTGCGGAATGTGCCAAAATTGGGGAAGATTATGGATATGACGAAATCAATTTGAATGTGGGTTGCCCCTCCGACAGAGTCCAAAGTGGGAGTTTTGGGGCTTGCCTCATGAAAGAACCAGACCTCGTTGCAGAAATGGTTTCCGCTTGTAAAACGAAAGTCAAAATCCCCGTTACCGTCAAACACAGAATTGGTGTGAATGGAAGGGAAAGTTACGAAGACCTGCACAATTTTGTTTCTAAAATCAAAGACGCCGGAGTGGACCATTGTATTGTCCATGCAAGGATTGCCATCCTCGAAGGACTTTCTCCCAAAGAAAACAGAACGGTTCCTCCGCTGCGATATGAAGATGTTTACCAACTAAAAAAAGACTTCCTCGATCTTCCCATTACAATCAACGGAGGCATCAAATCTCACGAAGAAATGAGTGACCATCTAACAAAGGTTGATGGAGTGATGATTGGAAGAGCAGCCTATGACAATCCGTTTTTATTTTCTAATGTGGATTCGTTCTATTTTGGATCGAAGGAAAATTCCAAGACAAGAGAATCTGTTTTGGAAGGAATGATTCCTTATGTAGAATCGGTTCGAAAGAGTGGAGGAAAAGTCCACCATATACTTCGCCATATCTTAGGTTTGTACCACGGCGAAAAAGGAGCAAGAGAGTTTCGAAAGTATCTGACAGACAGGATGCATTTGGATACGGCGACAGAGTCCATTTTAGAATCGTATCTCTTGCGTTAA
- a CDS encoding CsgG/HfaB family protein: protein MKQYLAFFSLLFSVSLVNCRTMDAAIQYPESGKSSLGISKVAVLIFDIEEAKWGDEFTDAVSLQIAKSLPFKVIEREQLSKVVNEQSFSKTGIIDTQTAVRIGKVLGVDALVFGRGSALKKFDEKGKLIPNLVDTVSLKIVHIESGQVIVNARKKPGADWTMARVLQYSLGLGLVWSREDILIATSQYDFVAESLVDRIVSELRK, encoded by the coding sequence ATGAAACAATATTTAGCGTTTTTTTCACTCCTTTTCTCAGTATCCTTAGTCAATTGTCGGACAATGGATGCGGCAATCCAATACCCTGAATCGGGAAAATCCAGTTTGGGAATTTCCAAAGTGGCGGTTCTAATTTTCGATATTGAAGAAGCAAAATGGGGAGATGAATTTACCGATGCAGTTTCCCTTCAAATCGCAAAGTCACTTCCCTTCAAAGTCATTGAACGTGAACAATTGTCCAAAGTTGTAAATGAACAAAGTTTTTCTAAAACTGGGATAATAGACACCCAAACAGCCGTTAGAATTGGGAAAGTATTGGGAGTTGATGCTCTTGTTTTTGGAAGAGGGTCTGCTTTAAAAAAATTTGATGAAAAAGGAAAACTCATTCCAAATTTAGTGGATACGGTTTCCTTAAAAATTGTACATATTGAATCCGGACAAGTCATTGTGAATGCGCGAAAAAAACCAGGCGCTGATTGGACTATGGCTCGGGTTCTACAATATAGTCTTGGCCTTGGGCTTGTATGGAGCCGCGAAGATATTTTAATTGCGACAAGCCAATATGATTTCGTTGCAGAAAGTTTAGTTGATCGAATCGTCAGTGAACTAAGAAAATAA